A genomic stretch from bacterium includes:
- the tsaD gene encoding tRNA (adenosine(37)-N6)-threonylcarbamoyltransferase complex transferase subunit TsaD, giving the protein MIVLGIETSCDETAAAVVEFRETSRRRANTRFAPTARILSNLIASQHEIHAPYGGIFPELASRRHIEIIRPLVEEALKKAGVPQKEIGGIAVTHAPGLIGSLLVGLSFAKAYAFGLGIPFIGVSHLEGHLNAPFLEHPGIRYPHIGLVVSGGHTALYLVKKFGDYEFLGGTRDDAAGEAFDKVAKILGLGYPGGPIVDKKAREGAPEAVNFPKPRVPGYDFSFSGLKTAAKQIVEKGPPPLPNLCASFQETVVDILIEKTLAAARNRRCKTVLVTGGVACNSRLRVKLTEEAARRDVKAFFASPVLSTDNAAMIAYAGGRRILAGQSSPLSLNAVSNLALGAP; this is encoded by the coding sequence ATGATCGTCCTCGGTATCGAAACCTCCTGCGATGAAACGGCGGCTGCGGTCGTGGAGTTTCGCGAGACATCGCGGCGAAGGGCGAACACTAGGTTCGCCCCTACAGCACGCATCTTGTCCAATTTGATCGCCTCCCAACACGAGATCCACGCCCCCTACGGGGGGATCTTTCCGGAATTGGCGAGCCGGCGGCACATCGAGATCATTCGTCCGCTCGTGGAGGAGGCGCTGAAGAAGGCCGGCGTCCCGCAAAAGGAGATCGGAGGCATCGCCGTCACCCACGCGCCGGGTCTGATCGGCTCGCTGCTCGTGGGCCTCTCCTTCGCCAAGGCCTACGCCTTCGGGCTCGGCATCCCGTTCATCGGCGTCAGCCACCTGGAAGGACACTTGAACGCGCCTTTCTTGGAGCATCCGGGGATCCGGTACCCGCATATCGGACTGGTCGTCTCCGGCGGACATACGGCGCTCTATCTCGTGAAGAAATTCGGGGACTATGAATTCCTGGGTGGCACGCGGGATGACGCCGCCGGCGAGGCCTTCGACAAGGTGGCCAAGATCCTGGGGCTCGGCTATCCGGGCGGGCCGATCGTCGACAAAAAGGCGCGCGAAGGCGCTCCGGAGGCCGTCAACTTTCCCAAACCCAGGGTGCCCGGATACGATTTCAGCTTCAGCGGCTTGAAGACCGCCGCGAAGCAAATCGTCGAGAAGGGCCCGCCCCCCCTCCCCAACCTATGCGCCTCGTTCCAAGAGACCGTGGTCGACATCTTGATCGAAAAGACGTTGGCCGCCGCAAGGAACCGGCGCTGCAAGACGGTGCTGGTCACGGGGGGCGTGGCCTGCAATTCGCGGCTCCGGGTGAAGCTGACGGAAGAGGCCGCACGGAGGGACGTGAAGGCGTTTTTCGCCTCTCCGGTTCTTTCGACGGACAACGCGGCCATGATCGCTTACGCGGGCGGACGGAGGATCCTGGCGGGGCAGTCCTCGCCGCTTTCGCTCAACGCGGTCTCCAACCTCGCCCTGGGGGCGCCATGA
- a CDS encoding ATP-binding protein, whose protein sequence is MHFTRKIRPSWETIFSSFGDGLVILDTEWRVIAMNPAAETITGFSAESTLGLPLPEAFPRNNGVFEKLEAALREGAALTLREMPWSGHGRARATVDVSVTPLTGDDGDLTGWILVFRDITPVKKLEEEVRKADRLAMMGTIAAGLAHEIKNPLGGIKGAAQLLTRGKLPQESAEYLQIIVKEADRVNRLVNQLLTFARPKDLKIDKVNINELIDALLILQKEPIEKRGIRIVREFDPSLPPVLGDADELKQVFLNFIVNASDAVAERHPEGEGEIRFKTRIITNFKMKGAERRKPWRMVSTEIRDNGTGIKAEDTDKIFTPFFTTKEKGYGLGLAVTQRVIHEHGGAINLTTEEGKGTTFQILLRSSL, encoded by the coding sequence ATGCATTTTACCCGCAAAATACGACCCTCTTGGGAGACCATCTTCTCATCATTCGGCGACGGTTTGGTGATCTTGGACACGGAGTGGAGGGTCATCGCCATGAACCCGGCGGCGGAGACCATCACCGGGTTTTCCGCCGAGTCGACCCTGGGTCTTCCGCTTCCCGAAGCCTTTCCCCGGAACAACGGTGTCTTTGAAAAACTGGAGGCCGCTCTCCGGGAGGGCGCGGCGCTGACGCTCCGCGAAATGCCCTGGTCGGGCCACGGGCGCGCGCGCGCCACGGTGGACGTCTCGGTGACGCCGCTGACGGGTGACGACGGCGATCTCACGGGCTGGATCCTGGTCTTTCGCGACATCACGCCGGTCAAGAAGCTGGAGGAGGAGGTCCGGAAGGCCGACCGGTTGGCGATGATGGGGACGATCGCCGCGGGGCTGGCGCACGAGATCAAAAATCCCCTGGGCGGCATCAAGGGCGCCGCCCAGCTCCTCACCCGCGGCAAGCTCCCGCAGGAGTCGGCGGAATATCTTCAGATCATCGTCAAGGAAGCGGACCGCGTGAACCGCCTGGTGAACCAGCTTCTGACGTTCGCCCGTCCCAAGGACTTGAAAATCGACAAGGTCAACATCAACGAGCTCATCGACGCCCTCCTCATCCTTCAGAAAGAACCCATCGAGAAGCGCGGCATCCGCATCGTCCGCGAGTTCGACCCGAGCCTTCCGCCCGTCCTGGGGGACGCGGACGAACTCAAACAGGTCTTCTTGAACTTCATCGTGAACGCCTCCGATGCGGTGGCGGAACGGCACCCCGAAGGAGAGGGCGAGATCCGCTTCAAAACGCGCATCATCACCAATTTCAAGATGAAGGGAGCGGAAAGGCGGAAGCCGTGGCGGATGGTTTCGACGGAAATCCGCGACAACGGCACGGGAATCAAGGCGGAGGACACGGACAAGATTTTCACGCCGTTCTTCACCACGAAAGAGAAAGGGTACGGGTTGGGACTCGCCGTCACCCAGCGCGTGATCCATGAGCACGGCGGGGCGATCAATCTGACGACGGAAGAAGGCAAGGGGACGACGTTTCAAATCCTACTGAGGAGTTCTTTATGA
- a CDS encoding enoyl-CoA hydratase-related protein, translated as MKTYRHITVERQGPALWIAFNRPEARNAFHIEMAGEILQAVREAVRAKDVRVLVLTGTGEVFSAGGDIKLMGQMVSNKKRCSAFFSEISRLIHTAVREMKASDKPVLAAVPGFAGGIAFGLVLGADLRIASEQAEFSAATIRLGLVANGSATYHLPRIVGLAKAAEILFLGDTLTASEALSAGLVNRVVPAADLEKTVQDIAERLAAAPRKALGRVKKLLQASLYSTLSAQLERERQAIAWSSTLPDFQEGVSAFLEKRKASFNKVRD; from the coding sequence ATGAAGACCTACCGTCATATCACCGTTGAACGTCAAGGCCCCGCCCTCTGGATCGCCTTCAACCGCCCGGAGGCGAGAAACGCGTTTCACATCGAAATGGCGGGCGAAATCCTCCAGGCCGTCCGCGAGGCCGTCCGCGCCAAAGACGTCCGCGTGCTCGTCTTGACCGGAACGGGCGAGGTGTTTTCGGCCGGCGGCGACATCAAGCTCATGGGCCAAATGGTCTCGAACAAGAAAAGGTGTTCCGCGTTCTTTTCGGAGATTTCCCGTCTCATTCACACGGCGGTCCGGGAGATGAAGGCCTCGGACAAACCCGTACTGGCGGCCGTGCCGGGTTTTGCGGGCGGGATCGCCTTCGGCCTCGTCCTCGGGGCCGACCTTCGGATCGCCTCGGAACAGGCCGAGTTCAGCGCGGCGACGATTCGCCTGGGACTGGTCGCCAACGGCAGCGCCACCTACCACCTGCCGCGGATCGTCGGGCTCGCGAAGGCGGCGGAGATCCTCTTCCTGGGGGACACTCTGACGGCCTCGGAGGCGTTGTCGGCCGGCCTGGTCAACCGCGTGGTGCCCGCGGCCGATTTGGAAAAGACGGTTCAGGACATCGCCGAACGCCTGGCGGCCGCCCCGCGAAAGGCCTTGGGCCGCGTCAAGAAGCTGCTTCAGGCGAGCCTTTATTCCACGCTTTCCGCCCAGCTCGAGCGCGAGCGCCAGGCGATCGCCTGGTCGTCGACCTTGCCGGATTTTCAGGAAGGGGTTTCGGCGTTCTTGGAGAAGAGGAAGGCCTCATTCAACAAGGTCCGGGATTAG
- the panC gene encoding pantoate--beta-alanine ligase, translating to MILRTARDMAAFSETARLAGRKIAFVPTMGALHEGHRALFREARRHGDVVVVSIYVNPRQFNDPEDFRKYARNLEGDLKQCEAEGVDAVFAPADAEIYPAEDDSAEVPVPEVAMRLEGASRPGHFDGVVAVVSRLLRIVKPQAAVFGMKDYQQVRVIEEMVEEQKMGVEIVRHPTVHEKGGLAMSSRNARLSPEGRKKALALSRSLEKASSLFSAGERTAKKLRDAVLKEVSRDPQIKVDYVAVVDAETLEDLLILDRPSLVAVAAIVEGVRLIDNCLLE from the coding sequence ATGATCCTGCGCACAGCCAGGGACATGGCGGCCTTCTCGGAAACGGCCCGCCTGGCCGGCCGGAAGATCGCCTTCGTCCCCACGATGGGCGCCCTGCACGAGGGCCACCGCGCCCTCTTCCGCGAGGCGCGTCGGCATGGGGACGTCGTTGTCGTCAGCATCTACGTCAATCCCCGCCAGTTCAACGACCCCGAGGATTTCCGCAAGTACGCTCGGAATCTGGAGGGCGATCTCAAACAATGCGAGGCGGAGGGCGTGGACGCCGTCTTCGCACCGGCCGATGCCGAGATCTACCCGGCCGAGGACGACTCGGCGGAGGTCCCGGTTCCAGAAGTCGCGATGCGTCTGGAAGGGGCCTCGCGCCCCGGGCACTTCGACGGCGTCGTCGCCGTCGTCTCCCGTCTCTTGCGAATCGTCAAACCCCAAGCCGCCGTCTTCGGGATGAAGGACTACCAGCAGGTCCGCGTGATCGAGGAGATGGTGGAGGAGCAGAAAATGGGCGTGGAGATCGTCCGCCATCCGACGGTCCACGAAAAGGGTGGGCTCGCGATGAGCTCGAGGAACGCCCGCCTCTCGCCCGAAGGACGGAAGAAGGCCCTGGCCCTCTCTCGTTCATTGGAAAAAGCCTCTTCCCTCTTTTCGGCCGGAGAGAGAACCGCAAAAAAGTTACGGGACGCCGTCCTTAAAGAGGTCTCACGTGATCCTCAGATAAAAGTGGACTACGTTGCGGTCGTCGATGCCGAGACGCTGGAAGATCTTTTGATCCTCGACCGTCCGTCCCTCGTCGCGGTCGCCGCAATCGTGGAAGGAGTCAGGCTCATCGATAATTGCCTCTTAGAATGA
- a CDS encoding type II toxin-antitoxin system VapC family toxin yields MVVVDTSVAIKWFFGEADSSQARSLLKSEAIGAPDLLYYEFANYLSMKDFVTSEEARDFVDRLYALPLQVFLLPQKAFRRAVELAKRFGLTAYDASFVALAEALGADFVTADAKLVRKLKSLSFVKPLPAS; encoded by the coding sequence ATGGTCGTCGTAGACACGTCGGTCGCCATTAAGTGGTTCTTCGGCGAGGCGGACTCATCGCAGGCGAGGTCTCTCTTAAAGAGTGAAGCGATCGGGGCCCCGGATCTCCTTTATTATGAATTCGCCAACTACCTCTCGATGAAGGATTTCGTGACCTCGGAAGAAGCGCGAGATTTTGTCGACCGACTTTACGCCTTGCCCTTGCAGGTCTTTCTTTTGCCGCAAAAGGCTTTCCGCCGTGCGGTCGAATTGGCCAAACGCTTTGGTTTGACCGCCTATGATGCGAGCTTCGTGGCCCTGGCCGAGGCTTTGGGGGCGGATTTTGTGACGGCGGACGCCAAACTTGTCCGAAAACTCAAGTCGCTTTCTTTCGTGAAGCCGCTTCCTGCCTCTTGA
- the rsmA gene encoding 16S rRNA (adenine(1518)-N(6)/adenine(1519)-N(6))-dimethyltransferase RsmA, producing MSFAAKKSLGQHFLFNPVTLDKILALAGIGPEDRVLEIGAGPGALTGRIAARAGRLVAVEKDPRFAKALQEKFQGDPKVTIVEGDFLQMNLEKLLGTSSEGALRGRLDPALPAEGATRAPPWKVIANLPYNVATEIIFHLLELSTFFHSFTVMVQKEVADRIVAKPGSKTYGILSVMTQLFSENKIVMRLKPGSFAPPPKVDSAIVRFRISDGCRFPINHLPTFETVVRSAFGQRRKTILNALKGGGFAAEEIAAALKGAGISPQARAEMLPIEKFAALANTLSLV from the coding sequence ATGAGCTTCGCGGCGAAAAAATCCCTCGGCCAGCACTTCCTCTTCAACCCCGTCACGCTCGACAAGATCCTCGCTCTGGCCGGGATCGGACCTGAAGACCGCGTCCTCGAGATCGGCGCCGGCCCCGGCGCCCTGACCGGGAGGATCGCCGCGCGCGCCGGACGTCTCGTCGCCGTCGAGAAGGACCCGCGGTTCGCGAAGGCCCTCCAAGAAAAGTTCCAAGGCGATCCCAAGGTGACGATCGTCGAAGGCGACTTTCTTCAAATGAACCTCGAAAAACTACTCGGAACCAGCTCCGAAGGAGCGTTGAGGGGGAGGCTCGATCCGGCTTTGCCGGCCGAGGGGGCGACGCGAGCCCCTCCATGGAAGGTCATCGCGAATCTTCCCTACAACGTCGCGACCGAGATCATCTTTCATCTCCTGGAGCTTTCGACCTTCTTCCACAGCTTCACCGTGATGGTGCAAAAGGAAGTGGCGGATCGCATCGTCGCCAAGCCCGGCTCGAAGACCTACGGCATCCTCTCGGTCATGACCCAGCTCTTTTCGGAGAACAAAATCGTCATGAGGCTCAAACCGGGCTCCTTCGCCCCGCCGCCCAAGGTGGATTCGGCCATCGTCCGCTTCCGGATCAGCGACGGCTGCCGGTTTCCGATCAATCACCTTCCGACGTTCGAAACGGTCGTCCGTTCGGCCTTCGGGCAACGCCGGAAGACGATCTTGAATGCGCTCAAGGGAGGCGGATTTGCCGCAGAAGAGATCGCGGCGGCTCTGAAAGGGGCCGGCATTTCCCCTCAAGCGCGGGCCGAAATGCTTCCCATCGAGAAGTTCGCGGCCCTTGCGAACACCCTCTCCTTGGTCTAA
- a CDS encoding deoxynucleoside kinase — translation MPPRYIAIEGPIGAGKSSLAKRLAQDFNARLVSEAVDENPFLPEFYKDRRKNALKTQILFLINRYQQQKDLVQHDLFSGGVISDYLFSKDRIFATLNLNKEELFLYEKIYGLLDVQLPKPDLVVFLQASIDVLKKHIRKRGIGYERHIDDRYLEELAEAYNRFFFTYSETPLLTVNVTDIDFVKNEADYESLVKAIVAAPSKRGGKTYLSIGK, via the coding sequence ATGCCCCCCCGCTACATCGCCATCGAAGGCCCCATCGGAGCCGGAAAATCGAGCCTCGCGAAGAGGCTCGCGCAGGACTTCAACGCCCGTCTCGTTTCGGAGGCGGTCGACGAGAACCCCTTCCTGCCGGAGTTCTACAAAGACCGCCGCAAGAACGCCCTCAAGACGCAGATCCTCTTCCTCATCAACCGCTACCAGCAGCAAAAAGACCTCGTGCAACACGACCTCTTCTCCGGCGGCGTTATCAGCGATTATCTTTTTTCCAAGGACCGCATCTTCGCGACCCTCAACCTCAACAAGGAGGAGCTCTTCCTCTACGAGAAGATCTACGGCCTGCTCGACGTCCAGCTCCCCAAGCCGGACCTGGTGGTCTTTCTGCAGGCCTCGATCGACGTCTTGAAGAAACACATCCGCAAGCGGGGCATCGGCTACGAAAGGCATATTGACGATCGCTACCTCGAGGAGCTGGCCGAGGCCTACAACCGATTCTTCTTCACCTACTCCGAAACGCCGCTCCTGACCGTCAACGTCACCGACATCGATTTCGTGAAGAACGAGGCCGACTACGAGAGCCTCGTGAAGGCCATCGTCGCCGCCCCCTCAAAACGGGGTGGAAAAACCTACCTGTCGATCGGGAAGTAA
- a CDS encoding thrombospondin type 3 repeat-containing protein has product MDQPPLGRCRPAKLLFCLCALLFSLAGAAAFAAKLGGGISAWGWATGIVKRAQQILSVAPTVVQTAVAVAATGCPVPKDQDSDGDAIPDCWEILPIDINGDGTTDLDLRPYGVNPFHKDLFVEVDYMSKNKPPEGSLEDVIRAFRNAPVPNPDQVKGVKLLLSPDGAKPAEYLDEAVPDIAEIYFSDRPAGVDFDFWDLKWGYQKNVCGVRVTDGHFGSMTVRQDSNCYWIDKARAEVFRYALFANAFAEGISEDCDGDKTCDSGIAEIGGNDLLVTEGLWEERNQVIRRQEEADTFMHELGHTLNLDHGGRDEINFKPNYFSLMNYAYLYSDFLPNRPLTYSSEPLTGVDEDSLDETVLFEIPKDWSMIFSFEREDGTPDFAMIKKSGKLQIDWNVDGETGELKQFRSNINAWPKRDCSGKIVGVNDGGGPLLLAYNDWLNLDYGKGDSESWEFASPSGIADQVSKLPRELDEQEVKSFAQSLDFDDDHIPNRNDNCPGVSNPDQADADGDGVGDVCPPNYPVDPPMALLAIAIRDSTETPGPIPTERETLVRSPTGAVSLPAPPRPLTTGDSFTYYVEVVNQSDFPAQGVTVVDVLPTQVRVNALSEVRVDAANNSTPVTHGTDVPWVQKDSMLSWNVGMLAPKEKAILNIDVTINEESQLRTKSTTTDYAQAQARLKAEAAKYQATYPKDFETRETIEPKLQRIESVTPSFQTPPPELDNRAVLPIPPVPIEDSFPIENRARVTSCCRLLGPNEIVQQGLHAYALIQAALTKTVMRNQADLEVTQSASAFEILAGNPVTYTIKVKNNGSAPVKSLSLADTLFDHSGVALQAVDVKQERVEASQGYVKNVATGRWNWNIGTLNSGAEATLRLTVSLYNKTWFTNSVVISTTFPDPNPNNNTASVDTKVTPSADLAISLIVSPDPVTVGGVVTYKMSVWNNGPNRATGAYVLAYPPSEMRQDPPTQAGWGPGPYGGTQTILRWDVGNLEPGQMNVRLIRDQTLSLKAMSPGTVINTVSVNSAEKDRDLANNGSTRQTTINEPASPPPSASPPTPAPAPTTAIHVSDFRLSLLTGTVVEWVAKVVDQAGRAVSGATVTTEVYCGSQCLSPGSLWAVRSAITDSNGSAKMNTSGLTGATVGVYKVKVTSASAPSATYSASANVGTCGTFYYWGGYGGAPAGVSLDDSGYWTGQLCP; this is encoded by the coding sequence ATGGATCAACCGCCCTTGGGGAGATGCCGCCCGGCCAAGCTTCTTTTCTGCCTTTGTGCCCTCCTGTTTTCGCTGGCTGGGGCCGCGGCGTTTGCGGCGAAACTGGGCGGGGGGATTTCCGCCTGGGGTTGGGCCACGGGGATCGTGAAAAGGGCCCAGCAGATCTTGAGTGTCGCCCCCACGGTTGTCCAGACGGCGGTGGCCGTGGCGGCGACCGGCTGCCCCGTTCCCAAGGACCAAGACTCGGACGGCGACGCCATCCCCGATTGCTGGGAGATCCTGCCGATCGATATCAACGGAGACGGGACGACGGACCTCGATCTTCGGCCTTACGGCGTGAATCCGTTCCACAAGGATCTCTTTGTGGAGGTGGATTACATGTCAAAGAACAAGCCGCCCGAAGGTTCACTAGAGGATGTGATCCGGGCATTCAGAAATGCCCCTGTGCCCAATCCCGATCAGGTGAAAGGCGTCAAGCTTCTTTTGAGCCCTGACGGCGCAAAGCCGGCGGAGTATCTGGACGAGGCGGTTCCGGACATCGCGGAAATCTATTTTTCCGACCGCCCGGCAGGTGTCGATTTTGATTTCTGGGATTTAAAGTGGGGCTATCAAAAAAACGTTTGCGGGGTGAGAGTTACAGACGGGCATTTTGGAAGTATGACGGTACGGCAGGATTCAAATTGCTATTGGATCGATAAAGCCAGAGCGGAAGTCTTTCGTTACGCGCTTTTTGCCAATGCCTTCGCAGAAGGGATTAGCGAGGACTGCGATGGCGACAAGACGTGCGATAGCGGAATAGCAGAAATAGGAGGGAATGACCTTCTCGTCACCGAGGGGCTCTGGGAGGAGCGCAATCAGGTCATCAGAAGGCAGGAAGAAGCGGATACTTTCATGCACGAATTGGGGCATACGTTGAACCTCGATCACGGAGGACGAGACGAGATCAATTTCAAGCCGAACTATTTTAGCCTGATGAACTATGCGTATCTGTACTCCGACTTTCTTCCGAACCGCCCGCTGACCTATTCCTCGGAGCCGCTGACGGGCGTTGATGAAGACTCGCTGGATGAAACCGTTCTTTTTGAGATTCCCAAAGATTGGAGCATGATTTTCAGTTTTGAAAGAGAGGACGGAACTCCTGATTTTGCGATGATAAAAAAATCCGGCAAGTTGCAGATCGATTGGAATGTTGACGGCGAGACGGGAGAATTGAAGCAGTTCCGATCAAATATAAACGCATGGCCCAAGCGCGACTGTTCTGGAAAGATCGTCGGCGTCAACGATGGAGGAGGGCCTCTTCTCCTAGCCTACAATGATTGGTTGAATCTCGATTATGGGAAAGGGGATTCGGAGAGTTGGGAATTTGCTTCTCCGTCCGGCATAGCGGATCAAGTCAGCAAACTCCCTAGAGAACTCGACGAGCAGGAGGTAAAAAGTTTCGCTCAATCACTCGACTTTGACGATGACCACATCCCCAACCGGAATGACAACTGCCCGGGCGTTTCGAATCCTGACCAAGCCGATGCGGATGGAGATGGCGTCGGTGACGTCTGCCCGCCGAACTATCCCGTCGACCCGCCCATGGCCCTCCTAGCCATCGCGATCCGCGACTCGACGGAAACCCCGGGACCGATCCCGACCGAACGGGAGACGTTGGTCCGCTCGCCGACGGGCGCCGTCAGTCTTCCGGCTCCGCCCCGGCCTCTGACGACGGGAGACTCCTTCACGTACTACGTCGAGGTGGTCAATCAGAGCGATTTCCCGGCGCAGGGCGTGACCGTGGTGGACGTCCTGCCGACGCAGGTCAGGGTCAATGCGCTGTCCGAGGTCAGGGTCGATGCGGCCAACAACTCCACCCCCGTCACCCACGGAACCGATGTCCCGTGGGTGCAGAAGGATTCGATGCTGAGCTGGAACGTCGGGATGCTGGCCCCCAAGGAGAAGGCGATCCTGAACATCGATGTGACGATCAACGAGGAGTCGCAGCTTCGGACCAAGAGTACGACAACGGATTATGCCCAGGCCCAGGCGAGACTGAAGGCCGAGGCCGCCAAGTATCAGGCCACGTATCCAAAGGATTTTGAAACCCGCGAAACAATAGAACCTAAACTTCAGAGGATAGAGAGTGTGACTCCCTCCTTTCAAACTCCTCCTCCTGAATTGGACAACCGTGCTGTTTTGCCCATACCCCCCGTACCCATAGAAGATTCTTTTCCCATCGAAAACAGGGCCAGGGTCACCTCGTGTTGCCGGCTCCTGGGTCCCAATGAGATCGTCCAACAAGGTTTGCATGCGTACGCGCTCATCCAAGCGGCCCTGACGAAGACCGTGATGCGGAACCAGGCGGATCTGGAGGTCACTCAGAGCGCGTCGGCCTTCGAGATCCTGGCGGGAAATCCGGTGACCTACACCATCAAAGTCAAGAACAACGGCTCGGCGCCGGTCAAAAGCCTCTCACTCGCCGATACCTTATTCGATCACTCCGGAGTTGCCCTTCAGGCCGTTGACGTCAAGCAAGAGAGGGTGGAGGCCAGCCAAGGCTACGTCAAGAATGTGGCCACGGGCCGATGGAATTGGAATATAGGGACCTTGAATAGCGGCGCAGAGGCGACGCTGCGGCTTACGGTCTCTCTCTATAATAAGACATGGTTTACAAACAGCGTCGTCATTTCCACCACTTTTCCCGATCCCAATCCAAACAACAACACCGCCTCGGTCGACACCAAGGTCACGCCTTCGGCGGATCTAGCGATCTCACTGATCGTTTCGCCGGATCCCGTGACGGTCGGAGGGGTCGTCACCTACAAGATGAGCGTCTGGAATAATGGACCGAATCGCGCCACGGGTGCCTATGTTTTAGCCTATCCCCCCTCCGAGATGCGGCAAGATCCACCGACCCAGGCCGGCTGGGGGCCGGGCCCCTATGGAGGCACGCAGACCATTCTACGGTGGGATGTGGGAAATCTCGAACCCGGCCAGATGAATGTGAGGCTGATCAGAGATCAAACCCTGAGCTTGAAAGCAATGAGCCCCGGGACGGTCATTAACACCGTGAGCGTTAATTCGGCTGAGAAGGATCGTGACCTGGCTAATAATGGCTCAACAAGACAAACGACAATCAATGAGCCGGCGAGCCCGCCGCCAAGTGCCAGTCCCCCGACCCCGGCTCCGGCGCCAACGACAGCGATCCATGTCTCCGACTTCAGGCTTTCGCTTCTGACCGGCACGGTCGTCGAGTGGGTGGCGAAGGTCGTCGACCAGGCGGGGCGGGCCGTCAGTGGAGCGACGGTGACGACGGAGGTTTATTGCGGGAGCCAATGTCTGAGTCCGGGCTCCTTGTGGGCCGTCAGATCGGCAATCACGGACTCAAACGGATCAGCCAAAATGAACACCTCCGGTCTGACGGGTGCAACCGTCGGGGTCTATAAGGTGAAGGTGACATCGGCCAGCGCCCCATCCGCGACTTACAGCGCCTCGGCGAATGTCGGAACCTGCGGGACGTTCTACTATTGGGGAGGGTACGGGGGCGCGCCCGCAGGAGTCAGCTTGGACGACAGCGGGTATTGGACCGGCCAACTGTGTCCGTAA
- the panB gene encoding 3-methyl-2-oxobutanoate hydroxymethyltransferase, translating into MTQLTIPKIQKMKASGEKIAMVTCYDASFARLVDEAVDVVLIGDSLGMVIQGHDSTLPVTVDDMIYHSAAVARGLTHPLLVTDMPFMSYQAEFGSALKAAGQILKKGKAQSVKVEGGEEVTELVYRMSRVGIPVMGHIGLEPQKIHRYGGFKIQGKGAEEEKHLLKQAKALQEAGVWSIVLEGIPMELAEKITAALKVPTIGIASGPHCDGQVLVLYDLLGMNPDFNPRFLKKYADLGKTVPKAVRTYVNEVKKGLFPDEGHSFKRQEAASRKKAT; encoded by the coding sequence GTGACCCAGCTTACGATCCCGAAGATCCAGAAAATGAAGGCCTCCGGCGAGAAGATCGCCATGGTCACCTGCTACGACGCCTCGTTCGCGAGACTCGTGGACGAGGCGGTCGACGTCGTCCTGATTGGCGATTCGCTCGGGATGGTCATCCAAGGCCACGACTCGACCCTCCCCGTCACCGTGGACGACATGATCTACCACTCGGCCGCGGTCGCGCGGGGGCTGACGCATCCGCTGCTCGTTACCGACATGCCCTTCATGAGCTACCAGGCCGAGTTCGGCTCGGCGCTGAAGGCCGCGGGGCAGATCCTCAAGAAGGGCAAGGCGCAATCGGTGAAGGTGGAAGGCGGCGAGGAGGTGACCGAGCTCGTCTACCGGATGAGCCGCGTCGGCATCCCGGTCATGGGCCACATCGGTCTCGAGCCTCAAAAGATCCACCGCTACGGCGGCTTCAAGATCCAGGGCAAGGGCGCGGAGGAGGAGAAGCATCTCTTGAAGCAGGCCAAGGCCCTCCAAGAGGCCGGCGTCTGGTCGATCGTCCTGGAAGGGATTCCGATGGAGCTCGCGGAGAAGATCACGGCGGCGCTCAAGGTCCCGACGATCGGCATCGCCTCAGGACCTCATTGCGACGGCCAGGTCCTCGTCCTTTACGACCTGCTCGGGATGAACCCCGATTTCAACCCGCGGTTCCTCAAAAAATACGCCGATCTCGGCAAGACCGTCCCCAAGGCCGTGCGGACCTACGTGAACGAGGTGAAGAAGGGCCTTTTTCCGGACGAAGGACACAGCTTCAAGAGGCAGGAAGCGGCTTCACGAAAGAAAGCGACTTGA